A single window of Gossypium hirsutum isolate 1008001.06 chromosome A10, Gossypium_hirsutum_v2.1, whole genome shotgun sequence DNA harbors:
- the LOC107903782 gene encoding histidine protein methyltransferase 1 homolog isoform X1: MRAPSLLAQCLPGLVLYDRGSQSMSPVSDRDVHLPSLAVEILPSKLNLRSQLRHFVIVQTAHPCKYAGDNVYLQGLDVFKGRVSVADIIGFTTTEMLSSKPDGFLKSWNSSFDLVNVLKHEIRDGQLSFRGKRVLELGCGYGVPGIFACLKGACTVHFQDLSAETIRCTTIPNVLANLEQARERQSRQPEGPLTPSRQTLSPTVRFYAGDWEELPTVLSVVRNDVSEVTTGMRLSFSEEDFMDGCSSQDGSSITQEISSRRSRKLSGSRAWERASETDQGESGYDIILMTEIPYSVSSLKKLYALIKKCVRPPYGVVYLSTKKNYVGFNNAARHLRSLVDEEGIFGAHLIKEVTDVDIWKFFLK, encoded by the exons ATGCGTGCACCGTCACTGCTTGCACAATGTTTGCCAGGCTTGGTACTCTATGATCGAGGAAGCCAAAGCATGTCCCCTGTATCTGATAGAGATGTCCATCTCCCTTCACTGGCTGTGGAGATTCTCCCATCAAAG TTGAATTTGCGTTCACAATTAAGACATTTTGTTATTGTGCAGACAGCCCATCCTTGTAAATATGCTGGGGACAATGTATATTTGCAAGGGCTTGATGTATTCAAG GGAAGAGTTAGTGTTGCTGACATTATTGGTTTCACCACTACTGAAATGTTATCTTCAAAACCTGATG GGTTTCTGAAATCTTGGAACAGTTCTTTCGATCTTGTTAACGTCCTTAAGCACGAGATCCGTGATGGGCAGTTGAGCTTTAGAGGGAAAAGGGTGCTTGAG TTGGGTTGTGGCTATGGTGTTCCGGGGATATTTGCTTGTCTGAAG GGTGCTTGTACAGTGCACTTTCAAGACCTCAGTGCAGAAACTATTCGATGCACTACCATTCCAAATGTACTTGCAAACCTGGAGCAAGCTCGGGAAAGGCAAAGCCGACAGCCTGAGGGTCCTTTGACTCCATCCAGACAAACTCTTTCCCCAACTGTGCGCTTCTATGCTGGGGACTGGGAAGAACTCCCCACTGTATTATCTGTTGTTCGGAATGACGTGTCCGAGGTGACCACAGGGATGAGGTTGAGCTTCTCTGAGGAGGATTTCATGGATGGGTGCAGTAGCCAAGATGGTAGCAGCATAACACAAGAAATTTCCTCAAGGAGGTCAAGAAAGCTTTCAGGAAGCCGGGCATGGGAAAGAGCTAGTGAGACAGATCAGGGAGAAAGTGGCTATGACATTATTTTGATGACTGAAATTCCATACTCGGTTTCCTCTTTGAAGAAGTTATATGCACTAATTAAGAAG TGCGTTAGGCCTCCATACGGGGTTGTATACTTGTCGACGAAGAAAAACTATGTCGGCTTCAACAATGCAGCCCGGCATCTCAGAAGTCTGGTTGATGAAGAAGGCATTTTTGGAGCTCATTTAATTAAAGAGGTGACTGATGTAGATATTTGGAAGTTCTTTCTCAAGTGA
- the LOC107903780 gene encoding pentatricopeptide repeat-containing protein At3g22470, mitochondrial isoform X5, which translates to MMEGRGFKPNIVAYSTVIDCFCKKGLLSEALDLFSKMKVKGIRPNIVIYNCLIHGVCNLDQQKEATTLLNEMAGNNISLDIVTYNILIDAHCKKRMISEAVDTVDAMRKQGIEPNVVTFSILVDAHCKEGMVSKAEDIVDTMRKKGIEPDVVTYNALINGHCLQNKMDEARRVFQLMSKKGCAPAICSYNIMINRYCKAKRVDEAMELFHEISQKGPTPDIVTYSILMQGMCELGRLSSALKLFRAMLKSGLELDIVSYTILIDGFCTAGRIEVAKELFLQLSVNGLKPDVYTYGIMINGFCKKGLPDEAYQWFRSMGNNDCLPDSCCYNVMIQGFFRNSYTSEATQLLVEMVSMGFSADLCTATLFVDLILQSNKSILI; encoded by the coding sequence ATGATGGAAGGAAGAGGTTTCAAACCCAATATTGTAGCATATAGCACTGTCATTGACTGTTTTTGTAAGAAGGGGTTACTAAGTGAGGCTCTTGAtcttttctccaaaatgaaagtTAAGGGAATTAGACCAAATATTGTTATTTACAATTGTTTAATTCATGGTGTGTGTAACTTGGACCAGCAGAAGGAGGCAACAACGCTTTTGAATGAAATGGCGGGTAACAATATTTCTCTTGATATTGTCACGTATAATATATTGATAGATGCACATTGCAAGAAGAGGATGATTTCTGAAGCTGTAGATACTGTTGATGCAATGAGAAAGCAAGGCATTGAACCTAATGTTGTCACATTCAGTATATTGGTTGATGCACATTGCAAAGAGGGAATGGTTTCTAAAGCTGAAGATATTGTTGATACAATGAGAAAGAAAGGCATTGAGCCTGATGTTGTCACATATAATGCATTAATAAATGGTCATTGCTTGCAAAACAAAATGGATGAAGCTAGAAGAGTATTTCAGTTGATGAGTAAGAAGGGTTGTGCACCCGCTATATGTAGTTACAACATCATGATCAACAGATATTGCAAAGCTAAAAGGGTAGATGAAGCAATGGAACTCTTTCACGAAATATCACAGAAAGGACCAACCCCTGATATTGTCACATACAGCATTCttatgcaaggaatgtgtgaattAGGGAGACTTTCATCTGCATTGAAACTTTTTCGAGCAATGCTGAAGAGTGGGTTGGAACTCGATATTGTCTCTTACACTATCCTAATTGATGGCTTTTGCACAGCTGGGCGTATTGAAGTTGCAAAGGAATTATTTCTTCAACTCTCAGTCAATGGTTTAAAACCTGATGTTTACACATATGGTATAATGATTAATGGATTCTGTAAAAAGGGATTGCCAGATGAAGCATACCAGTGGTTTAGGAGCATGGGGAATAATGATTGTTTGCCTGATAGCTGCTGTTATAATGTAATGATACAGGGGTTTTTTCGCAATAGCTATACCTCAGAGGCAACACAACTTCTTGTGGAAATGGTCAGTATGGGCTTTTCTGCAGATTTATGCACTGCTACATTATTTGTGGATCTCATCTTACAGTCTAATAAATCAATCTTGATTTGA
- the LOC107903782 gene encoding histidine protein methyltransferase 1 homolog isoform X3, with translation MRAPSLLAQCLPGLVLYDRGSQSMSPVSDRDVHLPSLAVEILPSKTAHPCKYAGDNVYLQGLDVFKGRVSVADIIGFTTTEMLSSKPDGFLKSWNSSFDLVNVLKHEIRDGQLSFRGKRVLELGCGYGVPGIFACLKGACTVHFQDLSAETIRCTTIPNVLANLEQARERQSRQPEGPLTPSRQTLSPTVRFYAGDWEELPTVLSVVRNDVSEVTTGMRLSFSEEDFMDGCSSQDGSSITQEISSRRSRKLSGSRAWERASETDQGESGYDIILMTEIPYSVSSLKKLYALIKKCVRPPYGVVYLSTKKNYVGFNNAARHLRSLVDEEGIFGAHLIKEVTDVDIWKFFLK, from the exons ATGCGTGCACCGTCACTGCTTGCACAATGTTTGCCAGGCTTGGTACTCTATGATCGAGGAAGCCAAAGCATGTCCCCTGTATCTGATAGAGATGTCCATCTCCCTTCACTGGCTGTGGAGATTCTCCCATCAAAG ACAGCCCATCCTTGTAAATATGCTGGGGACAATGTATATTTGCAAGGGCTTGATGTATTCAAG GGAAGAGTTAGTGTTGCTGACATTATTGGTTTCACCACTACTGAAATGTTATCTTCAAAACCTGATG GGTTTCTGAAATCTTGGAACAGTTCTTTCGATCTTGTTAACGTCCTTAAGCACGAGATCCGTGATGGGCAGTTGAGCTTTAGAGGGAAAAGGGTGCTTGAG TTGGGTTGTGGCTATGGTGTTCCGGGGATATTTGCTTGTCTGAAG GGTGCTTGTACAGTGCACTTTCAAGACCTCAGTGCAGAAACTATTCGATGCACTACCATTCCAAATGTACTTGCAAACCTGGAGCAAGCTCGGGAAAGGCAAAGCCGACAGCCTGAGGGTCCTTTGACTCCATCCAGACAAACTCTTTCCCCAACTGTGCGCTTCTATGCTGGGGACTGGGAAGAACTCCCCACTGTATTATCTGTTGTTCGGAATGACGTGTCCGAGGTGACCACAGGGATGAGGTTGAGCTTCTCTGAGGAGGATTTCATGGATGGGTGCAGTAGCCAAGATGGTAGCAGCATAACACAAGAAATTTCCTCAAGGAGGTCAAGAAAGCTTTCAGGAAGCCGGGCATGGGAAAGAGCTAGTGAGACAGATCAGGGAGAAAGTGGCTATGACATTATTTTGATGACTGAAATTCCATACTCGGTTTCCTCTTTGAAGAAGTTATATGCACTAATTAAGAAG TGCGTTAGGCCTCCATACGGGGTTGTATACTTGTCGACGAAGAAAAACTATGTCGGCTTCAACAATGCAGCCCGGCATCTCAGAAGTCTGGTTGATGAAGAAGGCATTTTTGGAGCTCATTTAATTAAAGAGGTGACTGATGTAGATATTTGGAAGTTCTTTCTCAAGTGA
- the LOC107903780 gene encoding pentatricopeptide repeat-containing protein At3g22470, mitochondrial isoform X2 — protein MGYIDFGSSVLGKMMKVGVQPDVVTLSTLINGLCKRSKISEALSLFDEMMEKGYRPNLIVYTTVLNGLCKTGNTDRALRFLRMMEGRGFKPNIVAYSTVIDCFCKKGLLSEALDLFSKMKVKGIRPNIVIYNCLIHGVCNLDQQKEATTLLNEMAGNNISLDIVTYNILIDAHCKKRMISEAVDTVDAMRKQGIEPNVVTFSILVDAHCKEGMVSKAEDIVDTMRKKGIEPDVVTYNALINGHCLQNKMDEARRVFQLMSKKGCAPAICSYNIMINRYCKAKRVDEAMELFHEISQKGPTPDIVTYSILMQGMCELGRLSSALKLFRAMLKSGLELDIVSYTILIDGFCTAGRIEVAKELFLQLSVNGLKPDVYTYGIMINGFCKKGLPDEAYQWFRSMGNNDCLPDSCCYNVMIQGFFRNSYTSEATQLLVEMVSMGFSADLCTATLFVDLILQSNKSILI, from the exons ATGG GTTATATTGATTTTGGGTCTTCTGTTTTGGGGAAAATGATGAAGGTAGGTGTTCAACCTGATGTTGTAACTTTGTCCACTTTGATTAATGGACTTTGTAAGCGAAGTAAGATATCTGAGGCTTTGAGCTTGTTTGATGAAATGATGGAAAAAGGGTATCGACCTAATTTAATTGTTTACACTACAGTTCTTAATGGTTTGTGCAAGACCGGGAATACTGATCGAGCTCTTAGGTTTCTAAGAATGATGGAAGGAAGAGGTTTCAAACCCAATATTGTAGCATATAGCACTGTCATTGACTGTTTTTGTAAGAAGGGGTTACTAAGTGAGGCTCTTGAtcttttctccaaaatgaaagtTAAGGGAATTAGACCAAATATTGTTATTTACAATTGTTTAATTCATGGTGTGTGTAACTTGGACCAGCAGAAGGAGGCAACAACGCTTTTGAATGAAATGGCGGGTAACAATATTTCTCTTGATATTGTCACGTATAATATATTGATAGATGCACATTGCAAGAAGAGGATGATTTCTGAAGCTGTAGATACTGTTGATGCAATGAGAAAGCAAGGCATTGAACCTAATGTTGTCACATTCAGTATATTGGTTGATGCACATTGCAAAGAGGGAATGGTTTCTAAAGCTGAAGATATTGTTGATACAATGAGAAAGAAAGGCATTGAGCCTGATGTTGTCACATATAATGCATTAATAAATGGTCATTGCTTGCAAAACAAAATGGATGAAGCTAGAAGAGTATTTCAGTTGATGAGTAAGAAGGGTTGTGCACCCGCTATATGTAGTTACAACATCATGATCAACAGATATTGCAAAGCTAAAAGGGTAGATGAAGCAATGGAACTCTTTCACGAAATATCACAGAAAGGACCAACCCCTGATATTGTCACATACAGCATTCttatgcaaggaatgtgtgaattAGGGAGACTTTCATCTGCATTGAAACTTTTTCGAGCAATGCTGAAGAGTGGGTTGGAACTCGATATTGTCTCTTACACTATCCTAATTGATGGCTTTTGCACAGCTGGGCGTATTGAAGTTGCAAAGGAATTATTTCTTCAACTCTCAGTCAATGGTTTAAAACCTGATGTTTACACATATGGTATAATGATTAATGGATTCTGTAAAAAGGGATTGCCAGATGAAGCATACCAGTGGTTTAGGAGCATGGGGAATAATGATTGTTTGCCTGATAGCTGCTGTTATAATGTAATGATACAGGGGTTTTTTCGCAATAGCTATACCTCAGAGGCAACACAACTTCTTGTGGAAATGGTCAGTATGGGCTTTTCTGCAGATTTATGCACTGCTACATTATTTGTGGATCTCATCTTACAGTCTAATAAATCAATCTTGATTTGA
- the LOC107903780 gene encoding pentatricopeptide repeat-containing protein At3g22470, mitochondrial isoform X4: MMEKGYRPNLIVYTTVLNGLCKTGNTDRALRFLRMMEGRGFKPNIVAYSTVIDCFCKKGLLSEALDLFSKMKVKGIRPNIVIYNCLIHGVCNLDQQKEATTLLNEMAGNNISLDIVTYNILIDAHCKKRMISEAVDTVDAMRKQGIEPNVVTFSILVDAHCKEGMVSKAEDIVDTMRKKGIEPDVVTYNALINGHCLQNKMDEARRVFQLMSKKGCAPAICSYNIMINRYCKAKRVDEAMELFHEISQKGPTPDIVTYSILMQGMCELGRLSSALKLFRAMLKSGLELDIVSYTILIDGFCTAGRIEVAKELFLQLSVNGLKPDVYTYGIMINGFCKKGLPDEAYQWFRSMGNNDCLPDSCCYNVMIQGFFRNSYTSEATQLLVEMVSMGFSADLCTATLFVDLILQSNKSILI, translated from the coding sequence ATGATGGAAAAAGGGTATCGACCTAATTTAATTGTTTACACTACAGTTCTTAATGGTTTGTGCAAGACCGGGAATACTGATCGAGCTCTTAGGTTTCTAAGAATGATGGAAGGAAGAGGTTTCAAACCCAATATTGTAGCATATAGCACTGTCATTGACTGTTTTTGTAAGAAGGGGTTACTAAGTGAGGCTCTTGAtcttttctccaaaatgaaagtTAAGGGAATTAGACCAAATATTGTTATTTACAATTGTTTAATTCATGGTGTGTGTAACTTGGACCAGCAGAAGGAGGCAACAACGCTTTTGAATGAAATGGCGGGTAACAATATTTCTCTTGATATTGTCACGTATAATATATTGATAGATGCACATTGCAAGAAGAGGATGATTTCTGAAGCTGTAGATACTGTTGATGCAATGAGAAAGCAAGGCATTGAACCTAATGTTGTCACATTCAGTATATTGGTTGATGCACATTGCAAAGAGGGAATGGTTTCTAAAGCTGAAGATATTGTTGATACAATGAGAAAGAAAGGCATTGAGCCTGATGTTGTCACATATAATGCATTAATAAATGGTCATTGCTTGCAAAACAAAATGGATGAAGCTAGAAGAGTATTTCAGTTGATGAGTAAGAAGGGTTGTGCACCCGCTATATGTAGTTACAACATCATGATCAACAGATATTGCAAAGCTAAAAGGGTAGATGAAGCAATGGAACTCTTTCACGAAATATCACAGAAAGGACCAACCCCTGATATTGTCACATACAGCATTCttatgcaaggaatgtgtgaattAGGGAGACTTTCATCTGCATTGAAACTTTTTCGAGCAATGCTGAAGAGTGGGTTGGAACTCGATATTGTCTCTTACACTATCCTAATTGATGGCTTTTGCACAGCTGGGCGTATTGAAGTTGCAAAGGAATTATTTCTTCAACTCTCAGTCAATGGTTTAAAACCTGATGTTTACACATATGGTATAATGATTAATGGATTCTGTAAAAAGGGATTGCCAGATGAAGCATACCAGTGGTTTAGGAGCATGGGGAATAATGATTGTTTGCCTGATAGCTGCTGTTATAATGTAATGATACAGGGGTTTTTTCGCAATAGCTATACCTCAGAGGCAACACAACTTCTTGTGGAAATGGTCAGTATGGGCTTTTCTGCAGATTTATGCACTGCTACATTATTTGTGGATCTCATCTTACAGTCTAATAAATCAATCTTGATTTGA
- the LOC107903782 gene encoding histidine protein methyltransferase 1 homolog isoform X2 gives MIEEAKACPLYLIEMSISLHWLWRFSHQSDCEQLNLRSQLRHFVIVQTAHPCKYAGDNVYLQGLDVFKGRVSVADIIGFTTTEMLSSKPDGFLKSWNSSFDLVNVLKHEIRDGQLSFRGKRVLELGCGYGVPGIFACLKGACTVHFQDLSAETIRCTTIPNVLANLEQARERQSRQPEGPLTPSRQTLSPTVRFYAGDWEELPTVLSVVRNDVSEVTTGMRLSFSEEDFMDGCSSQDGSSITQEISSRRSRKLSGSRAWERASETDQGESGYDIILMTEIPYSVSSLKKLYALIKKCVRPPYGVVYLSTKKNYVGFNNAARHLRSLVDEEGIFGAHLIKEVTDVDIWKFFLK, from the exons ATGATCGAGGAAGCCAAAGCATGTCCCCTGTATCTGATAGAGATGTCCATCTCCCTTCACTGGCTGTGGAGATTCTCCCATCAAAG TGATTGCGAGCAGTTGAATTTGCGTTCACAATTAAGACATTTTGTTATTGTGCAGACAGCCCATCCTTGTAAATATGCTGGGGACAATGTATATTTGCAAGGGCTTGATGTATTCAAG GGAAGAGTTAGTGTTGCTGACATTATTGGTTTCACCACTACTGAAATGTTATCTTCAAAACCTGATG GGTTTCTGAAATCTTGGAACAGTTCTTTCGATCTTGTTAACGTCCTTAAGCACGAGATCCGTGATGGGCAGTTGAGCTTTAGAGGGAAAAGGGTGCTTGAG TTGGGTTGTGGCTATGGTGTTCCGGGGATATTTGCTTGTCTGAAG GGTGCTTGTACAGTGCACTTTCAAGACCTCAGTGCAGAAACTATTCGATGCACTACCATTCCAAATGTACTTGCAAACCTGGAGCAAGCTCGGGAAAGGCAAAGCCGACAGCCTGAGGGTCCTTTGACTCCATCCAGACAAACTCTTTCCCCAACTGTGCGCTTCTATGCTGGGGACTGGGAAGAACTCCCCACTGTATTATCTGTTGTTCGGAATGACGTGTCCGAGGTGACCACAGGGATGAGGTTGAGCTTCTCTGAGGAGGATTTCATGGATGGGTGCAGTAGCCAAGATGGTAGCAGCATAACACAAGAAATTTCCTCAAGGAGGTCAAGAAAGCTTTCAGGAAGCCGGGCATGGGAAAGAGCTAGTGAGACAGATCAGGGAGAAAGTGGCTATGACATTATTTTGATGACTGAAATTCCATACTCGGTTTCCTCTTTGAAGAAGTTATATGCACTAATTAAGAAG TGCGTTAGGCCTCCATACGGGGTTGTATACTTGTCGACGAAGAAAAACTATGTCGGCTTCAACAATGCAGCCCGGCATCTCAGAAGTCTGGTTGATGAAGAAGGCATTTTTGGAGCTCATTTAATTAAAGAGGTGACTGATGTAGATATTTGGAAGTTCTTTCTCAAGTGA
- the LOC107903780 gene encoding pentatricopeptide repeat-containing protein At3g22470, mitochondrial isoform X3 — protein sequence MGYIDFGSSVLGKMMKVGVQPDVVTLSTLINGLCKRILNGLCKTGNTDRALRFLRMMEGRGFKPNIVAYSTVIDCFCKKGLLSEALDLFSKMKVKGIRPNIVIYNCLIHGVCNLDQQKEATTLLNEMAGNNISLDIVTYNILIDAHCKKRMISEAVDTVDAMRKQGIEPNVVTFSILVDAHCKEGMVSKAEDIVDTMRKKGIEPDVVTYNALINGHCLQNKMDEARRVFQLMSKKGCAPAICSYNIMINRYCKAKRVDEAMELFHEISQKGPTPDIVTYSILMQGMCELGRLSSALKLFRAMLKSGLELDIVSYTILIDGFCTAGRIEVAKELFLQLSVNGLKPDVYTYGIMINGFCKKGLPDEAYQWFRSMGNNDCLPDSCCYNVMIQGFFRNSYTSEATQLLVEMVSMGFSADLCTATLFVDLILQSNKSILI from the exons ATGG GTTATATTGATTTTGGGTCTTCTGTTTTGGGGAAAATGATGAAGGTAGGTGTTCAACCTGATGTTGTAACTTTGTCCACTTTGATTAATGGACTTTGTAAGCGAA TTCTTAATGGTTTGTGCAAGACCGGGAATACTGATCGAGCTCTTAGGTTTCTAAGAATGATGGAAGGAAGAGGTTTCAAACCCAATATTGTAGCATATAGCACTGTCATTGACTGTTTTTGTAAGAAGGGGTTACTAAGTGAGGCTCTTGAtcttttctccaaaatgaaagtTAAGGGAATTAGACCAAATATTGTTATTTACAATTGTTTAATTCATGGTGTGTGTAACTTGGACCAGCAGAAGGAGGCAACAACGCTTTTGAATGAAATGGCGGGTAACAATATTTCTCTTGATATTGTCACGTATAATATATTGATAGATGCACATTGCAAGAAGAGGATGATTTCTGAAGCTGTAGATACTGTTGATGCAATGAGAAAGCAAGGCATTGAACCTAATGTTGTCACATTCAGTATATTGGTTGATGCACATTGCAAAGAGGGAATGGTTTCTAAAGCTGAAGATATTGTTGATACAATGAGAAAGAAAGGCATTGAGCCTGATGTTGTCACATATAATGCATTAATAAATGGTCATTGCTTGCAAAACAAAATGGATGAAGCTAGAAGAGTATTTCAGTTGATGAGTAAGAAGGGTTGTGCACCCGCTATATGTAGTTACAACATCATGATCAACAGATATTGCAAAGCTAAAAGGGTAGATGAAGCAATGGAACTCTTTCACGAAATATCACAGAAAGGACCAACCCCTGATATTGTCACATACAGCATTCttatgcaaggaatgtgtgaattAGGGAGACTTTCATCTGCATTGAAACTTTTTCGAGCAATGCTGAAGAGTGGGTTGGAACTCGATATTGTCTCTTACACTATCCTAATTGATGGCTTTTGCACAGCTGGGCGTATTGAAGTTGCAAAGGAATTATTTCTTCAACTCTCAGTCAATGGTTTAAAACCTGATGTTTACACATATGGTATAATGATTAATGGATTCTGTAAAAAGGGATTGCCAGATGAAGCATACCAGTGGTTTAGGAGCATGGGGAATAATGATTGTTTGCCTGATAGCTGCTGTTATAATGTAATGATACAGGGGTTTTTTCGCAATAGCTATACCTCAGAGGCAACACAACTTCTTGTGGAAATGGTCAGTATGGGCTTTTCTGCAGATTTATGCACTGCTACATTATTTGTGGATCTCATCTTACAGTCTAATAAATCAATCTTGATTTGA
- the LOC107903780 gene encoding pentatricopeptide repeat-containing protein At1g62930, chloroplastic isoform X1 — protein MGKLHSSLLLRHIVNGGRNFSNFHSSFSCYFNTISPHISARGNQKKYDCFYNVDDALTLFNKMVAKHRKPSVVEFNKLLGAIVRMKHYAIVVSMYSQMELLGVSYDIYSFNILINCFCQLGYIDFGSSVLGKMMKVGVQPDVVTLSTLINGLCKRILNGLCKTGNTDRALRFLRMMEGRGFKPNIVAYSTVIDCFCKKGLLSEALDLFSKMKVKGIRPNIVIYNCLIHGVCNLDQQKEATTLLNEMAGNNISLDIVTYNILIDAHCKKRMISEAVDTVDAMRKQGIEPNVVTFSILVDAHCKEGMVSKAEDIVDTMRKKGIEPDVVTYNALINGHCLQNKMDEARRVFQLMSKKGCAPAICSYNIMINRYCKAKRVDEAMELFHEISQKGPTPDIVTYSILMQGMCELGRLSSALKLFRAMLKSGLELDIVSYTILIDGFCTAGRIEVAKELFLQLSVNGLKPDVYTYGIMINGFCKKGLPDEAYQWFRSMGNNDCLPDSCCYNVMIQGFFRNSYTSEATQLLVEMVSMGFSADLCTATLFVDLILQSNKSILI, from the exons ATGGGTAAGCTTCATTCTTCATTGCTTCTTCGTCATATTGTTAATGGTGGAAGGAACTTTTCTAATTTCCACTCTtcattttcttgttattttaacACCATTTCTCCCCATATCTCTGCAAGGGGAAACCAAAAAAAGTATGATTGCTTCTATAACGTGGATGATGCTTTGACTTTGTTTAATAAGATGGTTGCGAAGCACCGAAAGCCTTCAGTTGTGGAATTCAACAAATTATTAGGAGCCATTGTTAGAATGAAACATTATGCCATTGTTGTTTCTATGTATAGCCAGATGGAATTATTAGGAGTTTCCTATGACATTTATTCTTTCAACATCTTGATTAATTGCTTTTGTCAATTAGGTTATATTGATTTTGGGTCTTCTGTTTTGGGGAAAATGATGAAGGTAGGTGTTCAACCTGATGTTGTAACTTTGTCCACTTTGATTAATGGACTTTGTAAGCGAA TTCTTAATGGTTTGTGCAAGACCGGGAATACTGATCGAGCTCTTAGGTTTCTAAGAATGATGGAAGGAAGAGGTTTCAAACCCAATATTGTAGCATATAGCACTGTCATTGACTGTTTTTGTAAGAAGGGGTTACTAAGTGAGGCTCTTGAtcttttctccaaaatgaaagtTAAGGGAATTAGACCAAATATTGTTATTTACAATTGTTTAATTCATGGTGTGTGTAACTTGGACCAGCAGAAGGAGGCAACAACGCTTTTGAATGAAATGGCGGGTAACAATATTTCTCTTGATATTGTCACGTATAATATATTGATAGATGCACATTGCAAGAAGAGGATGATTTCTGAAGCTGTAGATACTGTTGATGCAATGAGAAAGCAAGGCATTGAACCTAATGTTGTCACATTCAGTATATTGGTTGATGCACATTGCAAAGAGGGAATGGTTTCTAAAGCTGAAGATATTGTTGATACAATGAGAAAGAAAGGCATTGAGCCTGATGTTGTCACATATAATGCATTAATAAATGGTCATTGCTTGCAAAACAAAATGGATGAAGCTAGAAGAGTATTTCAGTTGATGAGTAAGAAGGGTTGTGCACCCGCTATATGTAGTTACAACATCATGATCAACAGATATTGCAAAGCTAAAAGGGTAGATGAAGCAATGGAACTCTTTCACGAAATATCACAGAAAGGACCAACCCCTGATATTGTCACATACAGCATTCttatgcaaggaatgtgtgaattAGGGAGACTTTCATCTGCATTGAAACTTTTTCGAGCAATGCTGAAGAGTGGGTTGGAACTCGATATTGTCTCTTACACTATCCTAATTGATGGCTTTTGCACAGCTGGGCGTATTGAAGTTGCAAAGGAATTATTTCTTCAACTCTCAGTCAATGGTTTAAAACCTGATGTTTACACATATGGTATAATGATTAATGGATTCTGTAAAAAGGGATTGCCAGATGAAGCATACCAGTGGTTTAGGAGCATGGGGAATAATGATTGTTTGCCTGATAGCTGCTGTTATAATGTAATGATACAGGGGTTTTTTCGCAATAGCTATACCTCAGAGGCAACACAACTTCTTGTGGAAATGGTCAGTATGGGCTTTTCTGCAGATTTATGCACTGCTACATTATTTGTGGATCTCATCTTACAGTCTAATAAATCAATCTTGATTTGA